A region of the Bryobacteraceae bacterium genome:
GCTGGTGCGGAACGCTCCGCGGGCGGGCAGCCCGTCAGCCGGGCCGCGGACGGCGCCGGGGGCGGCGCTGCGGGAGCTGCTCGGCAATTTTTCCTTCCTTCTGCTGGTTCTGTATTTCACGCTGCCGGCGATGGCGGGCTGGATCGTCCGCGACTGGATGCCGGCGATTCTCAAGGCGGAGTTCGGCATCGGCCAGGGCAAGGCGGGCGTCTCAGCGACGCTGTACTGGATGCTGGCAGCGATTGGCGCGGCAATGGGCGGGGGCTGGCTGGCGGACCGCTGGAGCCGCCGCACCGTGCGCGGACGCATTTATACGAGCGCCATTGGAACGTTCCTGATCGCCGTGGCGATGATGGGAGTGAGCTATTCGCCGCAGACGGGGCTGCTCTGGATCGCGGTGCTTTTTCTGGTGCTCTTTGGCGTCGGCTGGGGCTTTTTCGACACGAACAACATGCCGATCCTATGCCAGATCGCGCGGCCCGAGGTGAGGGCGACGGGCTACGGTTTGATGAACCTGGTCAGCATCAGTTGCGGCGGACTGGCCGACTGGGGCTTTGGACTGCTTCGCGATCATCATGTGCCCCTGGGAGCGATTTTCGGGATCTTTGCCGGAGTGGCCGTGTTGTCGGTCCTGCTCGTGCTGTTGATCCGGCCCCGGTACGCGGATCCATGACGAAGAGACAAGAGTTTGTCGGGCACCGGTTGGCAGGCGCAGTGCGGCGCCTTGCTGGCGCTTCTGAGCCGTGAGGGAAGCGGCCGATGGCCCCGACACGGAGCCCAGGAGGCCGATCCCGCGCCATGAACCAGGAAATACGCCTTGCGCTCAGCCCGGGCGGACGATCTCCAAGCCGCAGCTCAGAGGGGAACAGGGGGCGGAGATGGGGCAGACATGGAGGGGACCGGGTCGGGCGTCTGAGAAAATGCGGCGGCTGCCCGGAATCAATCGAGTGGTTCCGCCAGTTCCTCGGCGGGATTTTCGAAGCGGGTGTACTGCTGAAGGAAGACCAGCGGGACAATGCCGGTGGGGCCGTTGCGCTGCTTGGCGATGATGAGTTCGGCCTTGCCGCGGAGGTCTTCGCGGTCCTTGTGATAGATCTCGGGGCGGAAGATGAAGGCGACCATGTCTGCGTCCTGCTCGATGGAGCCGGACTCGCGGAGGTCGGACAGTTGCGGGCGGTGATCGCCCATGCGCTGTTCGGGAGCGCGGCTGAGCTGGCTGAGGACGAGGAAGGGGACGTCGAGGTCCTTCGACAGGAGCTTGAGGCCGCGGCTGAGGGCGCCGACTTCCTGGACGCGGTTGGAGTTGCGGCCGAGGGAGGGGGCGGGCATGAGCTGGAGGTAGTCGACGACGACGAGGCCGAGCGGGATGTCGAGCGTGTGTTTCAGCTTGCGGATCTTGGCATTGATGTCGAGCAGGGAGGTGGCCGAGGTATCGTCGATGAAGATGGGGGCCTCGTAGAGGTCCATGGCGGCCTCGTTGAGTTTGGCCCGGTCTTCGCGGCCGAGGTGGCCGGTGCGGAAGCGGTGCTGATCGACGCGCGCCCGCGAGCAGATGAGGCGGGTCAGCAGCGACTCTTTCGACATTTCGAGCGAGAAGATGGCGACGGCGCGGCGGTCCTCACGGCGGGTGGCGACGTGGAGGGCGATGTTGAGGGCGAGCGCCGTCTTGCCCATGGCCGGGCGTGCGGCGAGGATGATGAGCTCGCCGGGGCGGAAGCCGCCGGTCATTTCGTCGAACTTGAGGAAGCCGGTGCTGACGCCGCGGACGCGGCGCGAGGGGTCGAGGAAGGTGTTGATGCCGCCTTCGGCGGCGTCGAAGACCTCGCGGGCGCTGGCGAGCGTGTTCTTTGTCTGCGCCTCGCCGAGCGAGAGGAAGCTTTCTTCGGCGGCGGAAAGGATCTGGACGGGGTCGTCCTCGCCGAGCATGCAGCGCTCGATGGTCTGCTGGGCGGCGTAGATCATGCGGCGCAGCAGGCTCTTGTCGCGGACGATCTGGACATAGCTTTCGAGGTGGTAGATCTCGGGCAGGCCTTCGTCGAGGGAGGCGAGGTAGCTGAGCCCGTCGACGGTTTCGAGCTCGCCGTGGCGGATAAGCTCGTTGGCGAGGGTGACACGGTCGATGCGCTCTTCGCGATTGTGCAGGTCGAGCATGCGCCGGAAGATGATGCGGTGCTTTTCCAGCGAGAAGTCTTCCGGCGTGAGAGTGGCCGCGGCGGTGACAAACGCGTTAGGGTTGAGCAGGATGGAGCCGAGCACCATCCGTTCGGCGTAGACGTTGGACGGCAGGCCGCGCTCGAAGGCGGCGTCGGCTTTGAGCGTCGTCGACATCGCGAAGGGGGATCGACTTCAGGGTAACGCAGCCCGCGGCCGGGCCTGCAACAGCAATCCGGGGCTGGCTGAAGATTCAGGCTGTTGGCCTGTGGACTATCTGTGAAATAGGCGCGCGCGATGAACCGTGGGGCGGGGCGCGCGTCCAACAGAGTGCCATGAAGACACTGAACCAGATCCTGAATGACGAGCTGAGCCTGTACCTGAAGACGTGGAACTACCACTGGAACGTGGAGGGCGCGCAGTTTGCCGCGCTCCATGCGCTTTTCGAACAGCAGTACAGCGGGCTGCAACCGCTGATTGACGAGCTGGCCGAGCGCATCCGCGCGCTGGGCGGACGCGCCGAGACCAGCGTGCAGGCGCGGATTGACGGCGACAAAGACGCCGTTGCGATGCTTGCCGCGCTGGCCGAAGGCCACGAGAGCCTGAGCCGCCGGCTGCGCGAAGAGGCGATTCCGGAGTTCGAACGCGCCGACGACCCGGGCACGGTGGACCTGCTCACGCGGGCCGTCCAGTTCCACGACAAGGCGGCCTGGATGCTGCGCGCGTCAGCCCGCTGACGGCCGGAGGGCGGCGGGCCGCAGCGAGGCGTCCGAGTGGGGGCCGCGCCAGGGCCCGCCGCCAGCGGCGCGTCACAGGAAATCAAAGATTTTTTCCTGCCTGTAGAATCAACCGGGTGGCCAGTGCCGGGGAGCCCGGGAGTCAAGGCTGTGTCCGAGGCGGCGCTACATTGCGTTTCCGGGAGGACCCGCCTTGGCAGAAAGGATCTACAAACTCCAGCCCGACCGCACGGTCCACTTGCAGGGATTTGACCATCTGGGCGCGTCGGCTGCGGTGTACGAGGCGACGCCGGACGGATTCAAGGTCCGCGGGCATTTTCAGGACGCGGCCGATTTTGCGGTGGTGGTGCTGTATGACGCCGATAATTTCTTCGAGCACCCGCGCATCAAATATCTGCCGGATTTCAACTTCGAGGGCATCACGCTCCAGTTCGACGTCCAGTATGAAAACCTGATGCCGCTCAACAGCCGCAAGTATCCGACGATCGACTGGCCATATCTGGACGTGCAGCCGCCTTTTGGGGAACCGGTCCGCATCCGGCTGGCCGACTACGCCGAGGTGGTCGCCACGCCAGATGAGCCCGCCAGGGCCGAGTTCCACATTCTGGGGGATGAGCTGGAAGGCTATGATCGGCTGACGCTGTGGTACCTGAACATGGCCTTCGACTACGTGGTGCCAGGCAAGGTGAGCACCGAGTATACGTTTTATGCCGGAACGCCCGGGACGGTGCACTCGCTGAGCGTGGGAGACCGGACGTATCTGTATGTCGAACAGGAGGGCGACGGTTCGGCGACGGTGGCGGCCGCGTTGATCGCGGCCGTCAACGGAGGCGCCACCGGGGAGCCGGATCCGGACGTTGAGGCGGGCGAGGGCGCGCAGCCGTGGGTGGTGCGGCTGCGCACGCGGCGGGACGACGGCAGCACGGTTCAGGTGGGCGCCAGCGGGTTGACCACCGAAACGCTCTACCATGTCCGAGCCACGACGGTGTGCCGGGAGCTGGCTAACCAGATCAACAGCGCTGACTACACGGCCGCGCCCTTTTCATTGCGAGCGGAAGCCGAGGGCACGACCCTGAGGGTCCGGACCGTGGAGGGCGGATATGACGCGAATTTTCTGAGGATGTACGCCGTGTCAAAGAACTCGCGGCTGCGCACAGCCGAGGCCGAGGTTCAGTTCCAGGGCGGGACGTCCACGGCGGTGTTGCGTGTGACGCTGGATTTTGCCGCTCTCGGAGTGCCGCAGATCCGGCGCATGTGGTTGACGCTGGCGCCTAGACTGGCCAACGGAGCGGATTACGAGCCAACCGAGTGGTCGGCGGCGTTTTTCAATTGGACGGTCGGCGGGCCGGAGGAAGTTCGACGGCTGCGCGTGGCCGGCCCCGGCAGTGTGCGGATTGAATGCGTGGACGCGGCCTGCCGGTATGAAGGCGCCTGGGAGCTGAAGGCGGGATTTTACCCGGGCGGGATGACGCAGGTGGCGCAGACGGCGGGCGCGGCCGTTACGGTTCGGTACCGCTGTGAGCACGTGCATGACCTTTGGATCTGGACATCGCTGGCGGCCGGACGCGGGAGTGTGCGGGTCGAGATCGACGGTGCCCCGGCAGGATTCTTTGGAGCCGCGCTGACCACGGCCGGCGAGATCCCGACGCGCCGGCGGCTGGCGGAGGGGCTTTCCGCCGGCGAGCACGTGGTACGGCTGGAGGCGCTGGGAGTCGGGCCGTTCCACTTCGCGGGGATCGAAGCGGCGGTGGAGAGCGACGTGCCGGACCCGGTGCCGGCCCAGAGCTGGATGACGCCGGCGCTGGACTACTCCACCGACCACAGTTACAAGCTGCCACCGG
Encoded here:
- the dpsA gene encoding DNA starvation/stationary phase protection protein yields the protein MKTLNQILNDELSLYLKTWNYHWNVEGAQFAALHALFEQQYSGLQPLIDELAERIRALGGRAETSVQARIDGDKDAVAMLAALAEGHESLSRRLREEAIPEFERADDPGTVDLLTRAVQFHDKAAWMLRASAR
- the dnaC gene encoding replicative DNA helicase, with protein sequence MSTTLKADAAFERGLPSNVYAERMVLGSILLNPNAFVTAAATLTPEDFSLEKHRIIFRRMLDLHNREERIDRVTLANELIRHGELETVDGLSYLASLDEGLPEIYHLESYVQIVRDKSLLRRMIYAAQQTIERCMLGEDDPVQILSAAEESFLSLGEAQTKNTLASAREVFDAAEGGINTFLDPSRRVRGVSTGFLKFDEMTGGFRPGELIILAARPAMGKTALALNIALHVATRREDRRAVAIFSLEMSKESLLTRLICSRARVDQHRFRTGHLGREDRAKLNEAAMDLYEAPIFIDDTSATSLLDINAKIRKLKHTLDIPLGLVVVDYLQLMPAPSLGRNSNRVQEVGALSRGLKLLSKDLDVPFLVLSQLSRAPEQRMGDHRPQLSDLRESGSIEQDADMVAFIFRPEIYHKDREDLRGKAELIIAKQRNGPTGIVPLVFLQQYTRFENPAEELAEPLD
- a CDS encoding MFS transporter, giving the protein MKFLDPRRPGYAWFVVALLVPVALLNYLDRQMLAAMKFSVMQDIPDIGSEANWGRILAFFKWTYAFLSPVGGYLADRFSRRHVIAGSLFVWSAVTWATAHAATFPQLLVTRAVMGVSEAFYIPAALALIADYHLGPTRSRAVGMHQMGIYAGVIIGGFSGYAADHPELGWRWMFEVCGLVGALYAIPLFLLVRNAPRAGSPSAGPRTAPGAALRELLGNFSFLLLVLYFTLPAMAGWIVRDWMPAILKAEFGIGQGKAGVSATLYWMLAAIGAAMGGGWLADRWSRRTVRGRIYTSAIGTFLIAVAMMGVSYSPQTGLLWIAVLFLVLFGVGWGFFDTNNMPILCQIARPEVRATGYGLMNLVSISCGGLADWGFGLLRDHHVPLGAIFGIFAGVAVLSVLLVLLIRPRYADP